A region of the Epinephelus moara isolate mb chromosome 23, YSFRI_EMoa_1.0, whole genome shotgun sequence genome:
gtggtacggtttaggcaacaaaagcatgtggttagtttAGAAAAAACCTAATGCTCAACATTCACCTGAAAAGCAAATAGTGGGCTCCCAAGTGAAAGTCCGaagtttgttggatccatccaccttcCCTCCCACCCATCCTTTCCAGCTTTATATTTAATGTAGTTGCTGGCAGCACTACAAACTAACATCGCCTGGTGGCAAATTGCAGCAGAAGTGCTTTGTTgcattggtgtctgatgccgaaaTCACTGAAaaagtggtggtatttgatgagttgggaatgagaacaagCTGAGCAGTCACAAAGATCCCGAGCTGCAGCACCACCAATTTTCTGCCAGTACCAGTTTCCTGGTTCCACCAGAACTCTAGTTCTACTCTCAGCCATGAGGCTCCTGCCTTGCTGTCCTGTTGCTTGCCTCCAGCTCAGCCGCCCCATCGCTGGCTACTTACTCAGCTCTCCATGGGTCCAACTTGCCTCTGGATTGTCAGTTGCCATCTGCTGTTCCCAATTTCAAGTCTCGTGGTTGTTCTCTAGTGGGGTTCCATCTCCATGGCCATGTTCCAGTGGGGTCCCAATTTTTTGTTCCAATGGGGTCCCGTCTCTGTGCCTATGTTCTAGTGGGGGCCCATCTCTGTGGCCATTCACCAGTGGGGTCTCGTCTCTGGGTCCCATCACCATCTTCATCCACCAAAGAGGGTCCATCTCCATCATCAACCACCAGGCTGTCCTCCAGAGCGGAACTGCCTGTATACTGACCCCCtgttcctccttttctttcctgtttGAGTGAGCGTTCCAGCCATAAATCCTTGTGTTTTCCTAGTGATTATAAGGccctttttcattttcatcaacTCAGACCCTTGCCTCATGTTTtgaacatttttgtgtgtgtttttgatctGTCTACCTGTGTACTGAACCCTGCcttctactttttacttttaaactcTGCATGTCAAGTCATGCTATTGAGTCCTTTGTCCCAGTGTCTCTGATAGTACAAACTGGAACACACAATGGAGCACGCAGACTACATGTACTGGGGAGAAGGTGATAACGAGGGACAGGAGACAGCATGTTAAATGAGGAACAGGTGAAACATATCAGGTCAGGGCAGGCAATCACAAAgacaagaagaaaagaaaacacacaaaagcaggGTGTGAAACTGCTGAAAAGCTGTGATACATAATGTGAgtatgacaaaataaaactggaaaCATGACTATTtgcaagaaaaacataaaacccAAAACCTAGTAAACAAAATTCTCATGATAATagaacaaattaaaacaaaaaccaatTACTAATATAACAAACTCAAAAAAAAGTGCATAGCCAAATAGTATTGAAAAAAAGTCTGAACACTCTGGACACAGAGCAGAACCATGATAATACGCGGAAACAAACTTTTCTCATGAATCACAATACCAGGTTGATTATCTCAATATCTCAACATAGAGCTTGTTTTCTTGAGGTAACATAACTAGAGATAACATTACAAGAATATGATTGCATGCACTGCCATTCCCGGCTTCTGTAGTTATGTGATTTGCAATGTAACTATTTGTTTCAGCATGACTTATGCTGATATTTTAGTATTATTTGTTACTTCATTATTCTTTCATTCCACATCTTTTGTTTTTAGACATGGCAGCAGCCAGCAGTCTCCTCTCTGAGGATCAATTTCTGTGCTCCATCTGTCTGGATGTGTTCACTGATCCAGTCACCATACCATGTGGGCACAACTTCTGCAAGACCTGCATCACAGATCACTGGAGTATTAATATCCAGAGTCAGTGTGCCGTGTGTAAAGAGCTTTTTGACAGAAGACCCGATCTTCGGGTCAATACTTTTATATCTGAGATGACTGCTCAGTTCAGGCAGTCAGTTCAAAAGACAACCAGCATCAGCTTAGGGGAACAACAAGCCAACCCAGAGGAAGTTCTCTGTGACGTCTGCACTGAAACCAAGATGAAGGCCCTGAAGTCCTGCCTGGTGTGTCTGGCCTCCTACTGTGAGACTCACCTGGAGCCTCACCAGAGAGTCACAGGCCTGAAAAGACATACGCTGATTGATCCTGTGGAGAACCTGGAAAGCAGGATGTGTAAGAAGCATGAGAGACCTCTGGAGCTGTTCTGCAAGACTgaccagatgtgtgtgtgtcagttctGCACTGAGTCAAGTCACAAGCTTCATCAAATTGTTCCTCTGATAGAAGAATATGAAGAAAAGaaagctgagctgagaaagacaGAGGCTGAAGTTCAGCAGATGATCCAGGAGAGACAACTGAAGATTCAAGAGCTTAAGCAATCAGTGGAGCTCAGCAAGGaaactgcagacagagagacagcatCCAGTGTGCAGGTCTTCACTGCTCTGATCCAGTCTGTTGAGAGAAGTCTGGCTGATCTGATTGAGAAGATTAAAGAGAGGCACAACACAACAGAGAAACAGGTTGAAGGCTTCATCAGAGAGCTTGAAGAGGAGATCTCTGAGCTGATGAGGAGAAGCACTGAgctgaagcagctctcacataCTAAAGACCACCTCCTACTCCTCCAAAGCTTCACATCCTTAAACCCTGCTCAACCCACCAAGGACTGGACAGAGGTCAGAGTTCACTCATCATGTGAGGAGACTGTGAAGAGTACAGTGGCTCAGCTGGAGGAGACACTCAGTAAAGAGATGAAGAAGCTGTGTGTTAACATTGAGCTGAAGAGGTTCCAGCAGTTTGCAGTGGATGTGACTCTTGATCCTGAAACAGCAAATCCCCATCTCATCCTGTCTGATGATGGGAAACAAGTCAGTTATGGTGACGTGAAGCAGAATCTTCCCGACAACCCAAAGAGATTTCTTTGGTATTCTGTCCTAGGAAAGCAGAGTTTCTCTTCAGGAAGATTTTACTATGAAGTCCAAGTTAAAGGGAAGACTGCCTGGACTTTAGGAGTGGCCAGGGGGTCGATTAACAGAAAGGACACCTTCATCACAGTGTGCCCTATGACTGGCTACTGGACTGTATGCATGACCAATGGAAATCAGTACAAAGCATATGCTGGCCCTtcaatctgtctctctctgaagtCAGAGCCTCAGAGGGTGGGGGTGTTTGTGGATTATGAGGAGGGTCTGGTCTCCTTTTATGATGTTGATGCTGCAGCTCTCATCTACTCCTTTACTGGCTGTAGGTTCACTGAGAAGCTCTACCCATATTTCAATCCTAGGCGTAACAGTGATGGTAAAAACTCCACTCCCTTAACTATTTGTTCCAGCAACGACACTGATTAGACTAATCGTAAAAGAGTCACTGTCATGTAAATGACCTAAAACACTTTCCTATTCTGTTTCAGATTGCTTTGGGTTATGTATGTGGGTGTGCGTGAgtattatttctttgtttgtttgtttgtttgtttgttttgtcataataataatctgGTTTTAGGCCATGTCAGATCTTATAATAtctacatgtttttatttcttttttttaggtttggggatttgtgtttgtaatttatttaaaaaactaacACAATTTGCTGGTTAAGTATATTTTACAGATTAATAAATTGGTAGTTATAAGCATTTATGTTAATATAAGATGGTTTACTTAGGTTGCTTTCATACCTAACCTCTTTGGTTCAGATTAAACAAACTCAGGTCCATTTGCACAGTTAGTACAGTTTGTTTtggctggtgtgaaagctgtcagtcGAACCctggtgtggaccaaacaaCCGAACCAAGACCGCTTGAAAAGGTGGGTCTAGGTCCACTTCCAAACAGACTCTGGTGCAGTGTGTTTGGGGTGTGAAAGAAAATGAACCAACCACAGGATTCTGTGATAGCAGCTATGGGATTTTAGCAACAGCtaaaccaatagtaaatccatTTGCTGATCATGAAATCTGTCTGCTATCTCATAACTGATCCTGATAAAGTAATATCCCATGATGATGAATGATTAAAAAGCTGTGCAAACTGCCATGATTGTATCTAACTCCGCGTACTTTGTAGCTTTGTCTGttcattaagtccattaaaag
Encoded here:
- the LOC126385074 gene encoding E3 ubiquitin-protein ligase TRIM21-like isoform X2: MKLKVSLNNNTAAVNTSASVSQQTTSGLQVNSTTKPLSTNMAAASSLLSEDQFLCSICLDVFTDPVTIPCGHNFCKTCITDHWSINIQSQCAVCKELFDRRPDLRVNTFISEMTAQFRQSVQKTTSISLGEQQANPEEVLCDVCTETKMKALKSCLVCLASYCETHLEPHQRVTGLKRHTLIDPVENLESRMCKKHERPLELFCKTDQMCVCQFCTESSHKLHQIVPLIEEYEEKKAELRKTEAEVQQMIQERQLKIQELKQSVELSKETADRETASSVQVFTALIQSVERSLADLIEKIKERHNTTEKQVEGFIRELEEEISELMRRSTELKQLSHTKDHLLLLQSFTSLNPAQPTKDWTEVRVHSSCEETVKSTVAQLEETLSKEMKKLCVNIELKRFQQFAVDVTLDPETANPHLILSDDGKQVSYGDVKQNLPDNPKRFLWYSVLGKQSFSSGRFYYEVQVKGKTAWTLGVARGSINRKDTFITVCPMTGYWTVCMTNGNQYKAYAGPSICLSLKSEPQRVGVFVDYEEGLVSFYDVDAAALIYSFTGCRFTEKLYPYFNPRRNSDGKNSTPLTICSSNDTD
- the LOC126385074 gene encoding E3 ubiquitin-protein ligase TRIM21-like isoform X1, producing the protein MKLKVSLNNNTAAVNTSASVSQQTTSGLQVNSTTKPLSTNMAAASSLLSEDQFLCSICLDVFTDPVTIPCGHNFCKTCITDHWSINIQSQCAVCKELFDRRPDLRVNTFISEMTAQFRQSVQKTTSISLGEQQANPEEVLCDVCTETKMKALKSCLVCLASYCETHLEPHQRVTGLKRHTLIDPVENLESRMCKKHERPLELFCKTDQMCVCQFCTESSHKLHQIVPLIEEYEEKKAELRKTEAEVQQMIQERQLKIQELKQSVELSKETADRETASSVQVFTALIQSVERSLADLIEKIKERHNTTEKQVEGFIRELEEEISELMRRSTELKQLSHTKDHLLLLQSFTSLNPAQPTKDWTEVRVHSSCEETVKSTVAQLEETLSKEMKKLCVNIELKRFQQFAVDVTLDPETANPHLILSDDGKQVSYGDVKQNLPDNPKRFLWYSVLGKQSFSSGRFYYEVQVKGKTAWTLGVARGSINRKDTFITVCPMTGYWTVCMTNGNQYKAYAGPSICLSLKSEPQRVGVFVDYEEGLVSFYDVDAAALIYSFTGCRFTEKLYPYFNPRRNSDDCFGLCMWVCVSIISLFVCLFVCFVIIIIWF